The following are encoded together in the Xanthomonas vesicatoria ATCC 35937 genome:
- a CDS encoding M16 family metallopeptidase, translating to MLRPLSLLIASVLGVAAGTVPPAAQAAPASLSKTDSSAIPDIAYTRFTLPNGLTVVVHEDHKAPVVAVSIWYHIGSGDEPAGKTGFAHLFEHLMFSGSENNKGSFFAPLEQVGTTDMNGTTWFDRTNYFETVPTTALDTALWLESDRMGHLLGAIGQEELDTQRGVVQNEKRQGENRPYGRVDQNILSNLFPANHPYQHDTIGSMEDLDAASLGDVKQWFNDNYGAANTTLVLAGDITVAQARAKAEQYFGDIPSGKPVARQQPWVTPLAAQKRGVQHDHVSQPRIYRTWAAPQLGTDDMIQLDLATTVLGGGKTSRLYQRLVYQDKLVDDVSASVQPFALSSQMQIQADVKDGVDPAKVEAVINEELKKFIAQGPTADELQRAQVAYRAGFVRGLEKVGGFTGKAVLLAEGQVYRGDPAAYKNDLQRALGATVDSVKQASATWFGKGDYLLTVLPAGKDFDPAAEDKAVVARAAEPGKPAPKLPAAGKYKVVASKVDRSTGVPKTTQFPDLSFPKLQRGKLKNGIEVVLAERHTIPVTQVELLFDAGYAADQGKKLGTASFSAALMNESTASLDSVEVAQRRQRLGAITAVGCDLDSCSASLDALNDQLQPSLQLFSDIVRNPAFKAADIERVRGQWLSGIAQEKTQPNSLALRALPPLLFGNQHPYGIPLTGSGTEAAIKSLNAQDLQNFHSQWLRPDNLRILVAGDTTLAQIIPQLDAAFGDWKAPTTGLPKKNLANVAAQPKPRVYLINRPDAPQSVILAGLLAPSTKAPDNLAIGVANGAFGGTFTSRLNMNLRENKRWAYGAGTRMMDAQGQRPYLFSAPVQTDKTAESANEIFKEATAIIGDKPLTTDEIEKIKNQRIRALPGSFETTGAVLGAIEGIVQFDRPDDYVQTLKPRLEAIDQPAAQQAIKEIVKPEAMTWVIVGDLKKIEAPVRALKLGEVQVLDADGKPAKR from the coding sequence ATGCTGCGTCCGTTGTCCTTGTTGATCGCCAGCGTGCTCGGCGTCGCTGCCGGTACCGTTCCGCCCGCCGCACAGGCCGCACCGGCCAGCCTGTCCAAGACCGACAGCAGCGCCATTCCCGACATTGCCTACACCCGCTTCACGCTGCCCAACGGCCTGACCGTGGTGGTGCACGAAGACCACAAGGCGCCGGTGGTGGCGGTGAGCATCTGGTACCACATCGGTTCCGGCGACGAGCCGGCCGGCAAGACCGGCTTTGCGCACCTGTTCGAGCATCTGATGTTCTCCGGCTCGGAAAACAACAAGGGCAGCTTCTTCGCACCGCTGGAGCAGGTCGGCACCACCGACATGAACGGCACCACCTGGTTCGATCGCACCAATTATTTCGAAACCGTGCCGACCACCGCGCTGGATACCGCGCTATGGCTGGAATCGGACCGCATGGGCCACCTACTCGGTGCCATCGGCCAGGAAGAGCTCGACACCCAGCGCGGTGTGGTGCAGAACGAAAAGCGGCAAGGCGAAAACCGCCCCTATGGCCGCGTGGACCAGAACATCCTGTCCAACCTGTTCCCGGCCAACCACCCGTACCAGCACGACACCATTGGCTCGATGGAAGATCTGGACGCGGCCTCGCTGGGCGACGTCAAACAGTGGTTCAACGACAACTACGGCGCCGCCAACACCACCCTGGTGCTGGCCGGCGACATCACCGTGGCGCAAGCGCGCGCCAAGGCCGAGCAGTACTTTGGCGATATCCCGTCCGGCAAGCCGGTGGCGCGTCAGCAGCCGTGGGTCACCCCGTTGGCCGCACAAAAGCGCGGTGTGCAACACGACCACGTGTCACAGCCACGGATCTACCGCACCTGGGCCGCGCCGCAGCTGGGCACCGACGACATGATCCAGCTGGATCTGGCCACCACCGTGCTGGGCGGCGGCAAGACCTCGCGGCTGTATCAACGCCTGGTCTACCAGGACAAGCTGGTCGATGACGTCTCCGCATCGGTGCAGCCGTTTGCCCTGTCCAGCCAGATGCAGATCCAGGCCGACGTCAAGGACGGTGTGGACCCGGCCAAGGTGGAAGCGGTCATTAACGAAGAACTCAAGAAATTCATCGCCCAAGGCCCGACTGCCGACGAGTTGCAGCGCGCGCAGGTGGCCTACCGCGCTGGCTTCGTGCGCGGGCTGGAAAAGGTCGGCGGTTTCACCGGCAAGGCGGTGCTGCTGGCGGAAGGTCAGGTTTATCGCGGCGACCCGGCTGCCTACAAGAATGACCTGCAGCGCGCCCTCGGCGCTACCGTGGACAGCGTCAAGCAGGCGTCGGCCACCTGGTTCGGCAAGGGCGATTACCTGCTGACCGTGCTGCCGGCCGGCAAGGACTTCGACCCGGCCGCCGAAGACAAGGCGGTGGTCGCGCGCGCCGCAGAACCGGGCAAGCCGGCGCCCAAGCTGCCCGCCGCCGGCAAATACAAGGTCGTCGCTTCCAAGGTGGACCGCAGCACGGGAGTGCCCAAGACCACCCAGTTCCCTGACCTGAGCTTTCCCAAACTGCAGCGCGGCAAGTTGAAGAACGGCATCGAAGTGGTCCTGGCCGAGCGCCACACCATTCCGGTCACCCAGGTCGAGCTGCTGTTTGACGCCGGCTACGCCGCCGATCAGGGCAAGAAGCTGGGCACCGCCAGCTTCAGCGCCGCACTGATGAACGAGAGCACCGCCTCGCTGGATTCGGTGGAAGTGGCGCAGCGTCGCCAGCGGCTGGGCGCGATCACTGCGGTTGGCTGCGATCTGGACAGCTGCAGCGCCTCGCTGGATGCGCTCAACGACCAGCTGCAGCCGTCGTTGCAGTTATTCTCCGACATCGTACGCAACCCGGCGTTCAAAGCTGCAGACATCGAACGGGTGCGCGGCCAGTGGCTATCCGGCATTGCCCAGGAAAAGACCCAGCCCAACAGCCTGGCGCTGCGGGCGTTGCCGCCGTTGCTGTTCGGCAACCAGCACCCGTATGGCATCCCGCTCACCGGCAGCGGCACCGAGGCGGCGATCAAAAGCCTCAACGCGCAGGATCTGCAAAATTTCCACAGCCAGTGGCTGCGTCCGGACAACCTGCGCATCCTGGTGGCTGGCGACACCACGCTGGCGCAGATCATCCCGCAGCTCGATGCCGCCTTCGGCGACTGGAAGGCCCCGACCACGGGGTTGCCCAAGAAGAACCTGGCCAACGTCGCCGCCCAGCCCAAGCCGCGTGTGTATCTGATCAATCGCCCGGACGCGCCGCAGTCGGTGATCCTGGCCGGCCTGCTGGCCCCGTCCACCAAGGCGCCGGATAACCTGGCCATCGGCGTGGCCAACGGCGCCTTCGGCGGCACCTTCACCTCGCGTCTGAACATGAATCTGCGCGAGAACAAGCGTTGGGCCTATGGCGCCGGTACCCGCATGATGGATGCGCAGGGCCAGCGCCCGTATCTGTTCTCGGCACCGGTACAGACCGACAAGACCGCCGAGTCGGCCAACGAGATCTTCAAGGAAGCCACCGCGATCATCGGCGACAAGCCGCTGACCACCGATGAGATCGAGAAGATCAAGAACCAGCGCATCCGCGCCCTGCCCGGCAGCTTCGAAACCACCGGCGCGGTGCTGGGCGCGATCGAAGGCATCGTGCAGTTCGACCGCCCGGACGATTATGTGCAGACGCTCAAGCCGCGCCTGGAAGCGATCGACCAGCCGGCCGCGCAACAGGCCATCAAGGAGATCGTCAAGCCCGAGGCGATGACCTGGGTGATCGTCGGCGACCTGAAGAAGATCGAAGCCCCGGTGCGTGCGCTCAAGCTGGGCGAAGTGCAGGTGCTGGACGCCGACGGCAAGCCGGCCAAGCGCTGA